A window of Christiangramia forsetii KT0803 contains these coding sequences:
- a CDS encoding arsenosugar biosynthesis-associated peroxidase-like protein, with the protein MSKNYYDAADLRKFGEITEWSEELGTKFFDYYGKVFEEGALSAREKSLIALAVSHVVKCPYCIDAYTKDGLQRGITKEEMMEAVHAGAAIESGATLVHGVQMMNKYKKLSM; encoded by the coding sequence ATGTCTAAAAATTATTATGACGCTGCCGACTTAAGAAAATTTGGTGAAATAACCGAATGGAGTGAAGAACTGGGAACAAAATTCTTTGACTATTATGGAAAAGTTTTTGAAGAAGGAGCTCTTTCTGCAAGGGAAAAATCGTTGATAGCCCTTGCTGTATCACATGTGGTGAAATGTCCTTATTGTATAGATGCTTATACAAAAGATGGTTTGCAGCGTGGGATCACCAAAGAAGAAATGATGGAAGCGGTTCATGCCGGTGCTGCAATTGAAAGTGGCGCGACATTGGTGCATGGAGTGCAAATGATGAATAAATACAAGAAACTGAGTATGTAA
- a CDS encoding TIGR04282 family arsenosugar biosynthesis glycosyltransferase, whose protein sequence is MRNNSAVLIFANTVEKEILKKGIPSSEFFDELNEQVLRTVKKSGLTYFLITENEQIGNSFGERFSNAIQQVFDKGYENVISIGNDTPQLTAAHLRQTNELLRDKKIVLGPSLDGGFYLMGIHKSLFRRAQFLKLPWQTASLVKCVERLIHKSGAASYRLEVLQDIDDAKDLNSLLHIFSGISSEIRRIIVQLLRKSFSFFQKKQKIERSTYQYSFYNKGSPVILHN, encoded by the coding sequence ATGAGGAATAATTCTGCTGTTCTAATTTTTGCAAATACTGTTGAAAAAGAGATTTTGAAGAAGGGAATTCCTTCTTCTGAATTTTTTGACGAGCTCAATGAACAGGTACTTCGGACTGTAAAAAAATCTGGATTAACTTATTTCCTGATTACTGAAAATGAGCAAATCGGGAATTCTTTTGGCGAACGTTTTAGTAATGCTATTCAGCAGGTATTTGATAAGGGCTATGAAAATGTTATAAGTATTGGAAATGATACTCCGCAACTTACAGCTGCTCATTTAAGACAGACCAATGAACTGCTTCGGGATAAAAAGATCGTACTTGGTCCTTCCCTGGATGGTGGATTTTATCTCATGGGTATTCATAAATCTCTCTTTAGAAGAGCGCAATTCTTGAAATTACCATGGCAAACCGCCAGTTTAGTAAAATGTGTTGAAAGATTAATTCATAAATCCGGAGCTGCCAGTTATCGGTTGGAAGTGCTTCAGGATATTGATGATGCCAAAGACTTAAATTCTTTACTTCATATTTTTAGCGGAATTTCGTCAGAGATACGCCGCATCATTGTTCAGCTTCTAAGAAAAAGCTTCTCATTCTTTCAAAAGAAGCAAAAAATAGAAAGAAGCACTTACCAGTATAGCTTTTACAACAAAGGTTCTCCCGTAATACTTCATAATTAG
- the arsS gene encoding arsenosugar biosynthesis radical SAM (seleno)protein ArsS (Some members of this family are selenoproteins.), protein MLTKSLKARKDDLSSPKNQLKFLNNGIFKEGELPRFKDKIAETGNFPLKPKKLEILQLNLGYMCNQVCSHCHVDAGPDRKEIMTKETMEQCLEVIKTTGAHTLDLTGGAPEMNPNFRWFVEEASKAGIKDFIVRSNLTIILANKKYHDLPQFFKKHNVHVASSLPFYKREKTDKQRGSGVFDKSIKALQMLNEVGYAQEGTGLKLDLVYNPSGAFLPTDQEAMEHDFKVALKEDFNIDFNSLFAITNLPISRFLEYLIASENYEDYMYALVEAYNPTAVENVMCTNTISISWDGWLYDCDFNQMLELKVDSKVQHISEYNEDLLNDREIIISQHCYGCTAGAGSSCQGTVTE, encoded by the coding sequence ATGCTTACTAAATCGCTTAAAGCGAGAAAGGACGACCTTTCAAGCCCTAAAAATCAATTAAAGTTTTTAAATAATGGAATCTTTAAAGAGGGGGAACTTCCTCGATTTAAAGATAAAATTGCAGAAACTGGAAATTTCCCCTTAAAACCTAAAAAGCTGGAAATTCTTCAATTAAATCTTGGTTACATGTGTAACCAGGTATGTTCTCATTGTCACGTTGATGCCGGTCCAGATAGAAAGGAGATCATGACTAAAGAGACCATGGAACAGTGCCTGGAAGTTATTAAAACTACCGGAGCACATACTTTAGATCTTACAGGGGGTGCACCGGAGATGAATCCTAATTTTAGATGGTTTGTAGAGGAAGCTTCGAAAGCCGGGATCAAAGATTTTATTGTACGATCTAATCTTACCATTATTCTTGCAAATAAAAAGTATCACGATCTTCCGCAGTTTTTTAAGAAGCATAATGTCCATGTAGCTTCATCGCTTCCTTTTTATAAAAGGGAAAAAACCGATAAGCAGCGTGGTAGTGGAGTGTTTGATAAGTCTATCAAAGCTTTACAGATGTTGAATGAAGTTGGTTATGCCCAGGAAGGTACCGGTCTTAAACTAGATCTGGTCTATAATCCCTCCGGAGCATTTTTACCTACCGACCAGGAAGCTATGGAACATGATTTCAAAGTTGCCTTAAAAGAGGATTTTAATATAGATTTTAATAGTCTTTTCGCTATTACCAATTTGCCAATAAGTCGTTTTCTTGAATATTTAATAGCATCAGAGAATTACGAAGATTATATGTATGCACTGGTAGAAGCGTATAATCCAACAGCGGTAGAAAATGTAATGTGTACCAATACTATTTCTATTAGCTGGGATGGCTGGTTGTATGATTGTGATTTTAATCAAATGCTTGAGCTTAAGGTAGACAGTAAAGTGCAACATATCAGCGAGTATAACGAAGACCTTTTAAACGATAGAGAAATTATAATTTCTCAGCATTGCTATGGCTGTACTGCCGGAGCAGGAAGTAGCTGTCAGGGAACAGTAACAGAATAA